From the Pongo pygmaeus isolate AG05252 chromosome X, NHGRI_mPonPyg2-v2.0_pri, whole genome shotgun sequence genome, one window contains:
- the BCOR gene encoding BCL-6 corepressor isoform X3, with amino-acid sequence MLSATPLYGNVHSWMNSERVRMCGASEDRKILVNDGDASKARLELREENPLNHNVVDASTAHRIDGLAALSMDRTGLIREGLRVPGNIVYSSLCGLGSEKGREAATSTLGGLGFSSERNPEMQFKPNTPETVEASAVSGKPPNGFSAIYKTPPGIQKSAVATAEALGLDRPASDKQSPLNINGASYLRLPWVNPYMEGATPAIYPFLDSPNKYSLNMYKALLPQQSYSLAQPLYSPVCTNGERFLYLPPPHYVGPHIPSSLASPMRLSTPSASPAIPPLVHCADKSLPWKMGVSPGNPVDSHAYPHIQNSKQPRVPSAKAVTSGLPGDTALLLPPSPRPSPRVHLPTQPAADTYSEFHKHYARISTSPSVALSKPYMTVSSEFPAARLSNGKYPKAPEGGEGAQPVPGHARKTAVQDRKDGSSPPLLEKQTVTKDVTDKPLDLSSKVVDVDASKADHMKKMAPTVLVHSRAGSGLVLSGSEIPKETLSPPGNGCAIYRSEIISTAPSSWVVPGPSPNEENNGKSMSLKNKALDWAIPQQRSSSCPRMGGTDAVITNVSGSVSSAGRPASASPAPNANADGTKTSRSSVETTPSVIQHVGQPPATPAKHTSSTSSKGAKASNPEPSFKANENGLPPSSIFLSPNEAFRSPPIPYPRSYLPYPAPEGIAVSPLSLHGKGPVYPHPVLLPNGSLFPGHLAPKPGLPYGLPTGRPEFVTYQDALGLGMVHPMLIPHTPIEITKEEKPERRSRSHERARYEDPTLRNRFSEILETSSAKLHPDVTTDKNLKPNPNWNQGKTVVKSDKLVYVDLLREEPDAKTDTNMSKPSFAAESVGQSAEPPKPSAEPALQQHRDFIALREELGRISDFHETYTFKQPVFSVSKDSVLAGTNKENLGLPVSTPFLEPPLGSDGPAVTFGKTQEDPKPFCVGSAPPSVDVTPTYTKDGADEAESNDGKVLKPKPSKLAKRIANSAGYVGDRFKCVTTELYADSSQLSREQRALQMEGLQEDSILCLPAAYCERAMMRFSELEMKEREGGHPATKDSEMCKFSPADWERLKGNQDKKPKSVALEETIAEQNESERCEYSAGNKHHDPFEAPEDKDLPVEKYFVERQPVSEPPADQVASDMPHSPTLRVDRKRKVSGDSSHTETTAEEVPEDPLLKAKRRRVSKDDWPEREMTNSSSKHLEDPHYSELTNLKVCIELTGLHPKKQRHLLHLRERWEQQVSAADGKPGRQSRKEVTQATQPEAIPQGTNITEEKPGRKRAEAKGNRSWSEESLKPSDNEQGLPMFSCSPPMKSLSSTSAGGKKQAQPSCAPASRPPAKQQKIKENQKTDVLCADEEEDCQAASLLQKYTDNSEKPSGKRLCKTKHLIPQESRRGLPLTGEYYVENADGKVTVRRFRKRPEPSSDYDLSPAKQEPKPFDRLQQLLPASQSTQLPCSSSPQETTQSRPMPPEARRLIVNKNAGETLLQRAARLGYEEVVLYCLENKICDVNHRDNAGYCALHEACARGWLNIVRHLLEYGADVNCSAQDGTRPLHDAVENDHLEIVRLLLSYGADPTLATYSGRTIMKMTHSELMEKFLTDYLNDLQGRSDDDASGTWDFYGSSVCEPDDESGYDVLANPPGPEDQDDDDDAYSDVFEFEFSETPLLPCYNIQVSVAQGPRNWLLLSDVLKKLKMSSRIFRCNFPNVEIVTIAEAEFYRQVSASLLFSCSKDLEAFNPESKELLDLVEFTNEIQTLLGSSVEWLHPSDLVSDNYW; translated from the exons ATGCTCTCAGCAACCCCCCTGTATGGGAACGTTCACAGCTGGATGAACAGCGAGAGGGTCCGCATGTGTGGGGCGAGCGAAGACAG GAAAATCCTTGTAAATGATGGTGACGCTTCAAAAGCCAGACTGGAACTGAGggaagagaatcccttgaaccacaACGTG GTGGATGCAAGCACGGCCCATAGGATCGATGGCCTGGCAGCACTGAGCATGGACCGCACTGGCCTGATCCGGGAAGGGCTCCGGGTCCCCGGAAACATCGTCTATTCTAGCTTGTGTGGACTGGGCTCAGAGAAAGGTCGGGAGGCTGCCACGAGCACTCTAGGTGGCCTTGGGTTTTCTTCGGAAAGAAATCCAGAGATGCAGTTCAAACCGAATACACCCGAGACAGTGGAGGCTTCTGCCGTCTCTGGAAAACCCCCAAATGGCTTCAGTGCTATATACAAAACACCGCCTGGAATACAAAAAAGTGCTGTAGCCACAGCAGAAGCGCTGGGCTTGGACAGGCCTGCCAGCGACAAACAGAGCCCTCTCAACATCAATGGTGCTAGTTATCTGCGGCTGCCTTGGGTCAATCCTTACATGGAGGGTGCCACGCCAGCCATCTACCCTTTCCTTGACTCGCCAAATAAGTATTCACTGAACATGTACAAGGCCTTGCTACCTCAGCAGTCCTACAGCTTGGCCCAGCCGCTGTATTCTCCAGTCTGCACCAATGGGGAGCGCTTTCTCTACCTGCCGCCACCTCACTACGTTGGTCCCCACATCCCATCGTCCTTGGCATCACCCATGAGGCTCTCGACACCTTCGGCCTCCCCAGCCATCCCACCTCTCGTCCATTGCGCAGACAAAAGCCTCCCGTGGAAGATGGGCGTCAGCCCTGGGAATCCTGTTGATTCCCATGCCTATCCTCACATCCAGAACAGTAAGCAGCCCAGGGTTCCCTCTGCCAAGGCGGTCACCAGTGGCCTGCCGGGGGACACAGCTCTCCTGTTGCCCCCCTCGCCTCGGCCGTCACCCCGAGTCCACCTTCCCACCCAGCCTGCTGCAGACACCTACTCGGAGTTCCACAAGCACTATGCCAGGATCTCCACCTCTCCTTCAGTTGCCCTGTCGAAGCCATACATGACAGTTAGCAGCGAGTTCCCCGCGGCCAGGCTCTCCAATGGCAAGTATCCCAAGGCTCCGGAAGGGGGCGAAGGTGCCCAGCCAGTGCCCGGGCATGCCCGGAAGACAGCGGTTCAAGACAGAAAAGACGGCAGCTCACCTCCTCTGTTAGAGAAGCAGACCGTTACCAAAGACGTCACAGATAAGCCACTAGACTTGTCTTCTAAAGTGGTGGATGTAGATGCTTCCAAAGCCGACCACATGAAAAAGATGGCTCCCACGGTCCTGGTTCACAGCAGGGCTGGAAGTGGCTTAGTGCTCTCCGGAAGTGAGATTCCGAAAGAAACACTATCTCCTCCAGGAAATGGTTGTGCTATCTATAGATCTGAAATCATCAGCACTGCTCCCTCATCCTGGGTGGTGCCTGGGCCAAGTCCTAACGAAGAGAACAATGGCAAAAGCATGTCGCTGAAAAACAAGGCATTGGACTGGGCGATACCACAGCAGCGGAGTTCATCATGCCCGCGCATGGGCGGCACCGATGCCGTCATCACTAACGTTTCAGGGTCGGTGTCGAGTGCGGGCCGCCCAGCCTCTGCATCACCCGCCCCCAATGCCAATGCAGATGGCACCAAAACCAGCAGGAGCTCCGTAGAAACCACACCATCCGTTATTCAGCACGTGGGCCAGCCCCCGGCCACTCCTGCCAAGCACACTAGCAGCACCAGCAGCAAGGGCGCCAAAGCCAGCAACCCAGAACCGAGTTTCAAAGCAAACGAGAACGGCCTTCCACCAAGCTCTATATTTCTGTCTCCAAATGAGGCATTCAGGTCCCCACCAATTCCCTACCCCAGGAGTTACCTCCCTTACCCAGCCCCCGAGGGCATTGCTGTAAGTCCCCTCTCCTTACATGGCAAAGGACCTGTCTACCCTCACCCAGTTTTGTTACCCAATGGCAGTCTGTTTCCTGGGCACCTTGCCCCAAAGCCTGGACTGCCCTATGGGCTGCCCACCGGCCGTCCAGAGTTTGTGACCTACCAAGATGCCCTGGGGTTGGGCATGGTGCATCCCATGTTGATACCACACACACCCATAGAGATCACTAAAGAGGAGAAACCAGAGAGGAGATCCCGGTCCCATGAGAGAGCCCGTTACGAGGACCCAACCCTCCGGAATCGGTTTTCTGAGATTTTGGAAACTAGCAGCGCCAAGTTACATCCAGATGTCACCACCGACAAGAACCTAAAGCCGAACCCCAACTGGAATCAAGGGAAAACTGTTGTCAAAAGCGACAAGCTTGTCTACGTAGACCTTCTCCGAGAAGAACCAGATGCTAAAACTGACACAAACATGTCCAAACCCAGCTTTGCAGCAGAGAGTGTTGGCCAGAGCGCTGAGCCCCCCAAGCCCTCAGCTGAGCCGGCCCTGCAGCAGCACCGTGATTTCATCGCCCTGAGAGAGGAGTTGGGGCGCATCAGTGACTTCCATGAAACTTATACTTTCAAACAGCCAGTCTTCAGCGTAAGCAAGGACAGTGTTCTGGCAGGTACCAACAAAGAGAACCTAGGGTTGCCAGTCTCGACTCCATTCCTGGAGCCACCTCTGGGGAGCGATGGCCCTGCTGTAACTTTTGGTAAAACCCAAGAGGATCCCAAACCATTCTGTGTGGGCAGTGCCCCACCAAGTGTGGACGTGACCCCCACCTATACCAAAGATGGAGCTGATGAGGCCGAATCAAATGATGGCAAAGTTCTGAAACCGAAGCCATCTAAGCTGGCAAAGAGAATCGCCAACTCAGCGGGTTACGTGGGTGACCGATTCAAATGTGTCACTACCGAACTGTATGCAGATTCCAGTCAGCTCAGCCGGGAGCAACGGGCATTGCAG ATGGAAGGATTACAAGAGGACAGTATTTTATGTCTACCCGCTGCTTACTGTGAG CGTGCAATGATGCGCTTCTCAGAGTTggagatgaaagaaagagaaggtggCCACCCAGCAACCAAAGACTCCGAGATGTGCAAATTCAGCCCAGCCGACTGGGAAAGGTTGAAAGGAAATCAGGACAAAAAGCCAAAGTCGGTCGCCCTGGAGGAGACCATTGCAGAACAGAACGAAAGTGAGAGAT gcGAGTATAGTGCTGGAAACAAGCACCACGATCCCTTTGAAGCCCCAGAGGACAAAGATCTTCCTGTGGAGAAGTACTTTGTGGAGAGGCAGCCCGTGAGCGAGCCTCCCGCAGACCAGGTGGCCTCGGACATGCCGCACAGCCCCACCCTCCGGGTGGACAGGAAACGCAAAGTCTCAGGTGACAGCAGCCACACTGAGACCACTGCGGAGGAGGTGCCAGAGGACCCTCTGCTGAAAGCCAAACGCCGACGAGTCTCTAAAG ATGACTGGCCTGAGAGGGAAATGACAAACAGTTCCTCTAAGCACTTAGAAGACCCACATTATAGTGAGCTGACCAACCTGAAGGTGTGCATTGAATTAACAGGGCTCCATCCTAAAAAACAACGCCACTTGCTGCACCTTAGAGAACGGTGGGAGCAGCAGGTATCGGCAGCAGACGGCAAACCTGGCCGGCAAAGCAGGAAGGAAGTGACCCAGGCCACTCAGCCTGAGGCCATTCCTCAGGGGACTAACATCACTGAAGAGAAACCTGGCAGGAAAAGGGCAGAGGCCAAAGGCAACAGAAGCTGGTCGGAAGAGTCTCTCAAACCCAGTGACAATGAACAAG GCTTGCCTATGTTCTCCTGCTCTCCGCCCATGAAGAGTCTTTCATCCACCAGTGCAGGCGGCAAAAAGCAGGCTCAGCCAAGCTGCGCACCAGCCTCCAGGCCGCCTGCCAAACagcagaaaattaaagaaaaccagaAGACAGATGTGCTGTGTGCAGACGAAGAAGAGGATTGCCAGGCTGCCTCCCTGCTGCAGAAATACACCGACAACAGCGAGAAGCCATCCGGGAAGAGACTGTGCAAAACCAAACACTTGATCCCTCAGGAGTCCAGGCGGGGATTGCCACTGACAGGGGAATACTACGTGGAGAATGCCGATGGCAAG GTGACTGTCCGGAGATTCAGAAAGCGGCCGGAGCCCAGTTCGGACTATGATCTGTCACCAGCCAAGCAGGAGCCGAAGCCCTTTGACCGCTTGCAGCAACTGCTGCCGGCCTCCCAGTCCACACAGCTGCCATGCTCAAGTTCCCCTCAGGAGACCACCCAGTCTCGCCCTATGCCGCCGGAAGCACGGAGACTTATTGTCAATAAGAACGCTGGCGAGACCCTTCTGCAGCGGGCGGCCAGGCTTGGCTATGAG gaAGTGGTCCTGTACTGCTTAGAGAACAAGATTTGTGATGTAAATCATCGGGACAACGCAGGTTACTGCGCCCTGCATGAAGCTTGTGCTAGGGGCTGGCTCAACATTGTGCGACACCTCCTTGAATATGGCGCTGATGTCAACTGTAGTGCCCAGGATGGAACCAG GCCTCTGCACGATGCTGTTGAGAACGATCACTTGGAAATTGTCCGACTACTTCTCTCTTACGGTGCTGACCCCACCTTGGCTACGTACTCAGGTAGAACCATCATGAAAATGACCCACAGTGAACTTATGGAGAAGTTCTTAACAG ATTATTTAAATGACCTACAGGGTCGCAGTGATGATGACGCCAGTGGCACTTGGGACTTCTATGGCAGCTCTGTTTGTG AACCAGATGATGAAAGTGGCTATGATGTTTTAGCCAACCCCCCAGGACCAGAAGAccaggatgatgatgatgatgcctaTAGCGATgtgtttgaatttgaattttcagAGACCCCCCTCTTACCGTGTTATAACATCCAAGTATCTGTGGCTCAGGG GCCACGAAACTGGCTACTGCTTTCGGATGTCCTTAAGAAATTGAAAATGTCCTCCCGCATATTTCGCTGCAATTTTCCAAACGTGGAAATTGTCACCATTGCAGAGGCAGAATTTTATCGGCAGGTTTCTGCAAGTCTCTTGTTCTCTTGCTCCAAAGACCTGGAAGCCTTCAACCCTGAAAGTAAGGAGCTGTTAGATCTGGTGGAATTCACGAACGAAATTCAGACTCTGCTGGGCTCCTCTGTAGAGTGGCTCCACCCCAGTGATCTGGTCTCAGACAACTACTGGTGA
- the BCOR gene encoding BCL-6 corepressor isoform X5 has product MLSATPLYGNVHSWMNSERVRMCGASEDRKILVNDGDASKARLELREENPLNHNVVDASTAHRIDGLAALSMDRTGLIREGLRVPGNIVYSSLCGLGSEKGREAATSTLGGLGFSSERNPEMQFKPNTPETVEASAVSGKPPNGFSAIYKTPPGIQKSAVATAEALGLDRPASDKQSPLNINGASYLRLPWVNPYMEGATPAIYPFLDSPNKYSLNMYKALLPQQSYSLAQPLYSPVCTNGERFLYLPPPHYVGPHIPSSLASPMRLSTPSASPAIPPLVHCADKSLPWKMGVSPGNPVDSHAYPHIQNSKQPRVPSAKAVTSGLPGDTALLLPPSPRPSPRVHLPTQPAADTYSEFHKHYARISTSPSVALSKPYMTVSSEFPAARLSNGKYPKAPEGGEGAQPVPGHARKTAVQDRKDGSSPPLLEKQTVTKDVTDKPLDLSSKVVDVDASKADHMKKMAPTVLVHSRAGSGLVLSGSEIPKETLSPPGNGCAIYRSEIISTAPSSWVVPGPSPNEENNGKSMSLKNKALDWAIPQQRSSSCPRMGGTDAVITNVSGSVSSAGRPASASPAPNANADGTKTSRSSVETTPSVIQHVGQPPATPAKHTSSTSSKGAKASNPEPSFKANENGLPPSSIFLSPNEAFRSPPIPYPRSYLPYPAPEGIAVSPLSLHGKGPVYPHPVLLPNGSLFPGHLAPKPGLPYGLPTGRPEFVTYQDALGLGMVHPMLIPHTPIEITKEEKPERRSRSHERARYEDPTLRNRFSEILETSSAKLHPDVTTDKNLKPNPNWNQGKTVVKSDKLVYVDLLREEPDAKTDTNMSKPSFAAESVGQSAEPPKPSAEPALQQHRDFIALREELGRISDFHETYTFKQPVFSVSKDSVLAGTNKENLGLPVSTPFLEPPLGSDGPAVTFGKTQEDPKPFCVGSAPPSVDVTPTYTKDGADEAESNDGKVLKPKPSKLAKRIANSAGYVGDRFKCVTTELYADSSQLSREQRALQRAMMRFSELEMKEREGGHPATKDSEMCKFSPADWERLKGNQDKKPKSVALEETIAEQNESERCEYSAGNKHHDPFEAPEDKDLPVEKYFVERQPVSEPPADQVASDMPHSPTLRVDRKRKVSGDSSHTETTAEEVPEDPLLKAKRRRVSKDDWPEREMTNSSSKHLEDPHYSELTNLKVCIELTGLHPKKQRHLLHLRERWEQQVSAADGKPGRQSRKEVTQATQPEAIPQGTNITEEKPGRKRAEAKGNRSWSEESLKPSDNEQGLPMFSCSPPMKSLSSTSAGGKKQAQPSCAPASRPPAKQQKIKENQKTDVLCADEEEDCQAASLLQKYTDNSEKPSGKRLCKTKHLIPQESRRGLPLTGEYYVENADGKVTVRRFRKRPEPSSDYDLSPAKQEPKPFDRLQQLLPASQSTQLPCSSSPQETTQSRPMPPEARRLIVNKNAGETLLQRAARLGYEEVVLYCLENKICDVNHRDNAGYCALHEACARGWLNIVRHLLEYGADVNCSAQDGTRPLHDAVENDHLEIVRLLLSYGADPTLATYSGRTIMKMTHSELMEKFLTDYLNDLQGRSDDDASGTWDFYGSSVCEPDDESGYDVLANPPGPEDQDDDDDAYSDVFEFEFSETPLLPCYNIQVSVAQGPRNWLLLSDVLKKLKMSSRIFRCNFPNVEIVTIAEAEFYRQVSASLLFSCSKDLEAFNPESKELLDLVEFTNEIQTLLGSSVEWLHPSDLVSDNYW; this is encoded by the exons ATGCTCTCAGCAACCCCCCTGTATGGGAACGTTCACAGCTGGATGAACAGCGAGAGGGTCCGCATGTGTGGGGCGAGCGAAGACAG GAAAATCCTTGTAAATGATGGTGACGCTTCAAAAGCCAGACTGGAACTGAGggaagagaatcccttgaaccacaACGTG GTGGATGCAAGCACGGCCCATAGGATCGATGGCCTGGCAGCACTGAGCATGGACCGCACTGGCCTGATCCGGGAAGGGCTCCGGGTCCCCGGAAACATCGTCTATTCTAGCTTGTGTGGACTGGGCTCAGAGAAAGGTCGGGAGGCTGCCACGAGCACTCTAGGTGGCCTTGGGTTTTCTTCGGAAAGAAATCCAGAGATGCAGTTCAAACCGAATACACCCGAGACAGTGGAGGCTTCTGCCGTCTCTGGAAAACCCCCAAATGGCTTCAGTGCTATATACAAAACACCGCCTGGAATACAAAAAAGTGCTGTAGCCACAGCAGAAGCGCTGGGCTTGGACAGGCCTGCCAGCGACAAACAGAGCCCTCTCAACATCAATGGTGCTAGTTATCTGCGGCTGCCTTGGGTCAATCCTTACATGGAGGGTGCCACGCCAGCCATCTACCCTTTCCTTGACTCGCCAAATAAGTATTCACTGAACATGTACAAGGCCTTGCTACCTCAGCAGTCCTACAGCTTGGCCCAGCCGCTGTATTCTCCAGTCTGCACCAATGGGGAGCGCTTTCTCTACCTGCCGCCACCTCACTACGTTGGTCCCCACATCCCATCGTCCTTGGCATCACCCATGAGGCTCTCGACACCTTCGGCCTCCCCAGCCATCCCACCTCTCGTCCATTGCGCAGACAAAAGCCTCCCGTGGAAGATGGGCGTCAGCCCTGGGAATCCTGTTGATTCCCATGCCTATCCTCACATCCAGAACAGTAAGCAGCCCAGGGTTCCCTCTGCCAAGGCGGTCACCAGTGGCCTGCCGGGGGACACAGCTCTCCTGTTGCCCCCCTCGCCTCGGCCGTCACCCCGAGTCCACCTTCCCACCCAGCCTGCTGCAGACACCTACTCGGAGTTCCACAAGCACTATGCCAGGATCTCCACCTCTCCTTCAGTTGCCCTGTCGAAGCCATACATGACAGTTAGCAGCGAGTTCCCCGCGGCCAGGCTCTCCAATGGCAAGTATCCCAAGGCTCCGGAAGGGGGCGAAGGTGCCCAGCCAGTGCCCGGGCATGCCCGGAAGACAGCGGTTCAAGACAGAAAAGACGGCAGCTCACCTCCTCTGTTAGAGAAGCAGACCGTTACCAAAGACGTCACAGATAAGCCACTAGACTTGTCTTCTAAAGTGGTGGATGTAGATGCTTCCAAAGCCGACCACATGAAAAAGATGGCTCCCACGGTCCTGGTTCACAGCAGGGCTGGAAGTGGCTTAGTGCTCTCCGGAAGTGAGATTCCGAAAGAAACACTATCTCCTCCAGGAAATGGTTGTGCTATCTATAGATCTGAAATCATCAGCACTGCTCCCTCATCCTGGGTGGTGCCTGGGCCAAGTCCTAACGAAGAGAACAATGGCAAAAGCATGTCGCTGAAAAACAAGGCATTGGACTGGGCGATACCACAGCAGCGGAGTTCATCATGCCCGCGCATGGGCGGCACCGATGCCGTCATCACTAACGTTTCAGGGTCGGTGTCGAGTGCGGGCCGCCCAGCCTCTGCATCACCCGCCCCCAATGCCAATGCAGATGGCACCAAAACCAGCAGGAGCTCCGTAGAAACCACACCATCCGTTATTCAGCACGTGGGCCAGCCCCCGGCCACTCCTGCCAAGCACACTAGCAGCACCAGCAGCAAGGGCGCCAAAGCCAGCAACCCAGAACCGAGTTTCAAAGCAAACGAGAACGGCCTTCCACCAAGCTCTATATTTCTGTCTCCAAATGAGGCATTCAGGTCCCCACCAATTCCCTACCCCAGGAGTTACCTCCCTTACCCAGCCCCCGAGGGCATTGCTGTAAGTCCCCTCTCCTTACATGGCAAAGGACCTGTCTACCCTCACCCAGTTTTGTTACCCAATGGCAGTCTGTTTCCTGGGCACCTTGCCCCAAAGCCTGGACTGCCCTATGGGCTGCCCACCGGCCGTCCAGAGTTTGTGACCTACCAAGATGCCCTGGGGTTGGGCATGGTGCATCCCATGTTGATACCACACACACCCATAGAGATCACTAAAGAGGAGAAACCAGAGAGGAGATCCCGGTCCCATGAGAGAGCCCGTTACGAGGACCCAACCCTCCGGAATCGGTTTTCTGAGATTTTGGAAACTAGCAGCGCCAAGTTACATCCAGATGTCACCACCGACAAGAACCTAAAGCCGAACCCCAACTGGAATCAAGGGAAAACTGTTGTCAAAAGCGACAAGCTTGTCTACGTAGACCTTCTCCGAGAAGAACCAGATGCTAAAACTGACACAAACATGTCCAAACCCAGCTTTGCAGCAGAGAGTGTTGGCCAGAGCGCTGAGCCCCCCAAGCCCTCAGCTGAGCCGGCCCTGCAGCAGCACCGTGATTTCATCGCCCTGAGAGAGGAGTTGGGGCGCATCAGTGACTTCCATGAAACTTATACTTTCAAACAGCCAGTCTTCAGCGTAAGCAAGGACAGTGTTCTGGCAGGTACCAACAAAGAGAACCTAGGGTTGCCAGTCTCGACTCCATTCCTGGAGCCACCTCTGGGGAGCGATGGCCCTGCTGTAACTTTTGGTAAAACCCAAGAGGATCCCAAACCATTCTGTGTGGGCAGTGCCCCACCAAGTGTGGACGTGACCCCCACCTATACCAAAGATGGAGCTGATGAGGCCGAATCAAATGATGGCAAAGTTCTGAAACCGAAGCCATCTAAGCTGGCAAAGAGAATCGCCAACTCAGCGGGTTACGTGGGTGACCGATTCAAATGTGTCACTACCGAACTGTATGCAGATTCCAGTCAGCTCAGCCGGGAGCAACGGGCATTGCAG CGTGCAATGATGCGCTTCTCAGAGTTggagatgaaagaaagagaaggtggCCACCCAGCAACCAAAGACTCCGAGATGTGCAAATTCAGCCCAGCCGACTGGGAAAGGTTGAAAGGAAATCAGGACAAAAAGCCAAAGTCGGTCGCCCTGGAGGAGACCATTGCAGAACAGAACGAAAGTGAGAGAT gcGAGTATAGTGCTGGAAACAAGCACCACGATCCCTTTGAAGCCCCAGAGGACAAAGATCTTCCTGTGGAGAAGTACTTTGTGGAGAGGCAGCCCGTGAGCGAGCCTCCCGCAGACCAGGTGGCCTCGGACATGCCGCACAGCCCCACCCTCCGGGTGGACAGGAAACGCAAAGTCTCAGGTGACAGCAGCCACACTGAGACCACTGCGGAGGAGGTGCCAGAGGACCCTCTGCTGAAAGCCAAACGCCGACGAGTCTCTAAAG ATGACTGGCCTGAGAGGGAAATGACAAACAGTTCCTCTAAGCACTTAGAAGACCCACATTATAGTGAGCTGACCAACCTGAAGGTGTGCATTGAATTAACAGGGCTCCATCCTAAAAAACAACGCCACTTGCTGCACCTTAGAGAACGGTGGGAGCAGCAGGTATCGGCAGCAGACGGCAAACCTGGCCGGCAAAGCAGGAAGGAAGTGACCCAGGCCACTCAGCCTGAGGCCATTCCTCAGGGGACTAACATCACTGAAGAGAAACCTGGCAGGAAAAGGGCAGAGGCCAAAGGCAACAGAAGCTGGTCGGAAGAGTCTCTCAAACCCAGTGACAATGAACAAG GCTTGCCTATGTTCTCCTGCTCTCCGCCCATGAAGAGTCTTTCATCCACCAGTGCAGGCGGCAAAAAGCAGGCTCAGCCAAGCTGCGCACCAGCCTCCAGGCCGCCTGCCAAACagcagaaaattaaagaaaaccagaAGACAGATGTGCTGTGTGCAGACGAAGAAGAGGATTGCCAGGCTGCCTCCCTGCTGCAGAAATACACCGACAACAGCGAGAAGCCATCCGGGAAGAGACTGTGCAAAACCAAACACTTGATCCCTCAGGAGTCCAGGCGGGGATTGCCACTGACAGGGGAATACTACGTGGAGAATGCCGATGGCAAG GTGACTGTCCGGAGATTCAGAAAGCGGCCGGAGCCCAGTTCGGACTATGATCTGTCACCAGCCAAGCAGGAGCCGAAGCCCTTTGACCGCTTGCAGCAACTGCTGCCGGCCTCCCAGTCCACACAGCTGCCATGCTCAAGTTCCCCTCAGGAGACCACCCAGTCTCGCCCTATGCCGCCGGAAGCACGGAGACTTATTGTCAATAAGAACGCTGGCGAGACCCTTCTGCAGCGGGCGGCCAGGCTTGGCTATGAG gaAGTGGTCCTGTACTGCTTAGAGAACAAGATTTGTGATGTAAATCATCGGGACAACGCAGGTTACTGCGCCCTGCATGAAGCTTGTGCTAGGGGCTGGCTCAACATTGTGCGACACCTCCTTGAATATGGCGCTGATGTCAACTGTAGTGCCCAGGATGGAACCAG GCCTCTGCACGATGCTGTTGAGAACGATCACTTGGAAATTGTCCGACTACTTCTCTCTTACGGTGCTGACCCCACCTTGGCTACGTACTCAGGTAGAACCATCATGAAAATGACCCACAGTGAACTTATGGAGAAGTTCTTAACAG ATTATTTAAATGACCTACAGGGTCGCAGTGATGATGACGCCAGTGGCACTTGGGACTTCTATGGCAGCTCTGTTTGTG AACCAGATGATGAAAGTGGCTATGATGTTTTAGCCAACCCCCCAGGACCAGAAGAccaggatgatgatgatgatgcctaTAGCGATgtgtttgaatttgaattttcagAGACCCCCCTCTTACCGTGTTATAACATCCAAGTATCTGTGGCTCAGGG GCCACGAAACTGGCTACTGCTTTCGGATGTCCTTAAGAAATTGAAAATGTCCTCCCGCATATTTCGCTGCAATTTTCCAAACGTGGAAATTGTCACCATTGCAGAGGCAGAATTTTATCGGCAGGTTTCTGCAAGTCTCTTGTTCTCTTGCTCCAAAGACCTGGAAGCCTTCAACCCTGAAAGTAAGGAGCTGTTAGATCTGGTGGAATTCACGAACGAAATTCAGACTCTGCTGGGCTCCTCTGTAGAGTGGCTCCACCCCAGTGATCTGGTCTCAGACAACTACTGGTGA